Sequence from the bacterium genome:
GCGCGGCCATGGCGCTCGCGAGCTGCTCGGCAACGACCGCTGCCGGTGCGGCGTTGCTCGGAAAGTACGCGAAGAAGCGTGGATGCTGCCAGTGGGTCATGCCCGCCGGGACGATCCGCTCGAAATCCGCGAAGATCTCTTCCATCCTCTGCGGCTCCTCCGGCGGCGCCGCCTCGATGAGGTCCGCGATCTCCCCAGGATCCACCTGCGCTCGGACCGGCCGCTCGGACAACGACTCGTAGTAGTCCGCGGCCCAGTCCGTAGCCCGGTGAGCCCAGTGCCGAAAATCCTGTTTCCGCATGCCGATCAGGTCAGGGAATCCACCAACTCCAGGCGGGAAAAATACGGGATCCCCAGCACCGGCGGCTCGAAATTGCGTACGTTCCACGTGTGGACGAAGGCAATCGAGCCGTTGATGAGAGGAAAGACCGGCACTTCTTCCGCCGCCAGCTTCAAGACCTCGTGCTGGTTGGCTTCGGTCGGCTCACGCCTGAGCCTGGCCAGCGCTTCGTCCACCGCCGAATGCCGCCACCGCCCCAGGTTGGCATGAACCGAGATCGGCCGGTCGGGGCTGGGGATCGACTCCGAGGAGAGAAGCGACTCGAGGAAATCCGCGGGATCCGGAGTGTCTGCGAGCCAGCCCGACAACACCATGTCGTAGTCCCCCGCCGCCACCACCTGGTAGTACTCCTTGCTGTCGCGGGTCATCCGGATGTCGACCTCGATGCCGATCTCGGCGAGCTGGGTCGCGATGTACTCGGCACTCGCCTGCGGGTGAGGCAGGTAGGGCCGCGGCCCGAAGATCACCAGCAGCCTCAGCCGCTTGGGCGCATTCGGGCCGACTTCCTCGATCAGAGCCCTGGCCTTGGTCGGATCGAACTTAATGTTGTCGCGCCAACCACTCATGATCGACGGCAGGATGCTCTTCGCGGTATGGGCCAGAGCGTGGAGGTGCGATCTCCGGGTGAGCTCGAGACGATCAATAACTCCCGCGATGGCCCGGCGCACCTTCGGGTCCTGCAGACCCGATCGTTCAGTATTGAAGTAAAGCAGTGCGGTCGAGTTTCCGAGCTCGAAAAACTTGCGCACGTTCTTGAGCTGTTTGACGTCGTCGCGATGCAGAACATTGCTGAAGTTCATCTCTCCGCTTTCGAGCGCCGAGACGAGTGCGCTGGGACGACCGTCGGCGTCGGGCGGGTAGCACTTGAAGACGAGCTCCTCGATCTGAGTTTGAGTCGTGTTGTGCGGGTTGCGGA
This genomic interval carries:
- a CDS encoding ABC transporter substrate-binding protein, coding for MSNESPAAASKTLSVGLISPVQSLNPLQAQDFVSAMVVTQIFDTPYASPMKSEAATPLLFSEPLEAGADGLVMSAPVRPGVRFSDGTPLTAGHIANSLTRAAPLREHAEVEADGDRVVFRLKRLNARFDLVLTQNFTGVTLERVGELVGTGPYMRAPDATPEVMRLVRNPHNTTQTQIEELVFKCYPPDADGRPSALVSALESGEMNFSNVLHRDDVKQLKNVRKFFELGNSTALLYFNTERSGLQDPKVRRAIAGVIDRLELTRRSHLHALAHTAKSILPSIMSGWRDNIKFDPTKARALIEEVGPNAPKRLRLLVIFGPRPYLPHPQASAEYIATQLAEIGIEVDIRMTRDSKEYYQVVAAGDYDMVLSGWLADTPDPADFLESLLSSESIPSPDRPISVHANLGRWRHSAVDEALARLRREPTEANQHEVLKLAAEEVPVFPLINGSIAFVHTWNVRNFEPPVLGIPYFSRLELVDSLT